TCCCGTCCGATGAGGTCCACATCGTAGCCCAGTCGTGGACTGTGGCGAAGAAATCGAACGCTCCCTTGACGTAATCCCAGTAGCGGCGGATGGTCCCCGTGTCGCCGGTGTATGCGAGATACGCCGCGACGCCGCAGAGCACAAGCCCGTTCGCCCACTCGGTCTCGAACTTCTGAAACGGCTTCCCAACAGCGTGGATGAGCCACCTGTAGCCGAAGTTCGGGTCATGGTAATGTGTCCATTTCCAATCTGTAAAGACATATGCCCCGAAGGTCTTTTTGGCGTCTTCGATCAATCTATGTCTTGCGTGTTTGTCGAGGATGGGGAAGGCGAGGAAGTTGGATGCGATCCTCCAGCTCGTCCCGCAGGCGTCCCAGTGATGTCCGAAAGGGCGGTTGTAAACCTCAGAGGATATCCTCATCTTGAGCCCATCGAGAAGTCCTGGAACGTTCACGGCGGGGAACTCGCCCCACGGCGGGATCGGGAGGGAGTAGCTCACCTCGGATGATGCTGGCCTGGCGGTGTAGGGTCCGAAGAACGTGGGGAGATCGAACGTCTCAACCCCGTCGCAGAACTCGATAGGATACCCGCATCCTTTTGCGAGCGAGAGGATCGGCGGAAGGGGGGCGAGCCTCAGAGGTTCCAGGTCGAAATCGCCCTCCATCACCTCGAACTCGTATCGATCGCGGATCTCGACCTTATCGTTTAAGACCTTGAACTCCTCACGGCATGCGATGGGAAACGCCCTCAACGCCCTCGTCCAGAAACGGATTCGATCGAGAACCCTTTGGGGGAGAACATCGGGCGGCGGGGAGCTTCGCACCCTCTCAAGCCGATCGAAGAAAGCGGCGTTCCAATCCCTGCCCCTCCGATGGTCGTCGTCTGATGAGAAATCCGTACCGTAAAACGGCATGAGGGCGCCCCTTCCCACCCCATCGGGACGAACTACCTCAAGCCCTTCACCGTCCCATTTGACCTCATGAGGTCTCTTCTCAAGCGCGAGGAGAAGGGGCGTTGATTCGGGCTTTTCGGGCGAACCTCCGCACCAGAGGAGAAGCCAGGGTTCAGAAAGCTCGTCTTGTAAGCTCACGATCTTAACAGGCTTTGAAAGATCGAAGATCCGAACCCCCTCACGGAGAGGGGCGGCGGCGAACTTGAAGAAAGCCTCATGAGCCGTGATCTCCTTGGAAGTCGCCTCCGCCCTGCCCGAAACGGGGAGATCCGAGCAACGAAGCGAAAGGGACGGACCTTTGACCCGAAGCAGCAGCGCCGGGGAGAGGACGGAGGCTACGATATCGAGGGAATTGCGTCCCAAACGGGTTTCAAAATCGATGGAGAGCTCGAGTGTAGTCCAGCTCACCTTCCAGGACTTGCCCCCGACTTTCGCCCCTTTCGGAATCCAGGAGACCCGGAGCAGGTAGAGCGGCCCGACGTCCCATCCGTCGTGGTGAACCCTGAAAGAGGCTGTGCCCAGGCGCATGTCCGCCCAATCGGCCGAGAAACAGAGCCACCAGGTCGCCTCACCCCGCCCTTTCTTCCCCGGCTCATATGGGCGGCGCATGCTCTCAAGCGGTTTCCTCTTAAAACCTAAAACCCTTTCCTTCCCTACCCCCCATACTTTCGGGACGATTTCAAAGCCGTATCTCCCGAGCCTGCCGACCAACTCCGCTTCCGAGTGGAGCGAAAGCAGGACGATCGACAGGATAACGCCCCAGAGCTTCATCTTAGAGGAGCTCATCGGCGTTCTCCCTTATCTTGGCTATAGCCTCCGCTATATCGTCCATATCCTCCTTTGAACTCAAAAACAGGTTTTGTGGCAGGCTCACGAGCTCATCCGGAGCCCTCTCGGCTACGGGGCAGATCTCCGGGAACCTCTCCCAGTCCTCCTTTGAAGGGCGCAACGCCCTGTAGAGGGGAGGATCTATCCCTCCGCATGGGATCCCCTCGGCGTTTAAAGCCTCCCTGAACCTGCCTATCGGAACGCCCTTGAAGGCTTCCGGGTCGTATCTGAAGAGATAAGGCCAGGGCTGGTGTTCCGTAAGCCTGGGATCGGGTTTCACGGGCTTTATCCCTTCGATCCCCTCAAGTTTCCCCGACAGATACTCGCTGTTGTTTTTCCTCCTCTCCCTCTGCTCTTTGAGCCTTTCAAGCTGGCAGAGGAGTATCGCCGATTGAAACTCCGTGAGCCTGTAGTTGTAGTAGTTCGTGACCCCTTCGGAGTAGGCGTCGCCTTCACGGGTTCTGCCGCAATCCTTTATGCTACGACACCTTTCAAACAGTTTCCTATCGTTCGTCGTTATCATGCCTCCCTCGCCGCAGGTCATGAACTTCCCCCGTTGGAAGCTGAAGCAGCCCATATCCCCCAATGAGCCGACGGATCTATCCTTCCACCTGAAGCCATGTGCCCTGGCGCAGTCCTCTATCAGGAGAATGTTATGTTTCCTCGTTACCTCCAGGAGTTTGTCCATATCGGAGGATGTCCCGAAGTTATGGACGGTGATCACGGCTTTGGTTTTTGAGGTTATAAGGCTCTCAAGCTTTTCGGCGTCGAGACAGTAGCTTTCCGGATGGACGTCGCAGAAGACGAGCTCCGCTCCGGTCATCAGCGCGGCGCTCCCGGTAGCCAGCCAGGTTATGGCCGGGACGATCACCTCATCCCCTTCTCCCACTCCCGCTGCAAGCAGGGCGACGTGCAACGCCGCCGTTCCGGTTGAGACGGCCACCCCATACCTGCAATCGTGGAAGCTTGCGAATTTCTCCTCTATCTCCTCCTCCTTGGGGTTGCTTCGCCCGACACCTCCTCCCCACATCCGTTCCTCCAGCGCCTCCTTCAGCGCCTTAAGCTCGCATTCATCGCATATCGGCCATGAGGGCCAACCTTTCTCCCTAACGGGCTTACCTCCCTTAAGCGCTAATTTCGCCATATCAAACACCTCCCTATTTTCCTTAAAGTTCGCCAAGCTTAGTATATATCACGGTGAGCTTCACATCAAGCCATGTTTTCCTCGTTCCCTCATGCCGATGCCCACCCGAGTCACCGAAGCCGTTTTGATATCTCCCCAGATGATCGGAAGGTTGCCTGAGGGGTCAACTGCGACTATGCCCAGCACCGACCCCAACCCTTTTTCCATAATTTTCTTGCCCCTACGGTTGACTCATGAGGTCGGTGAAAGCGTAAAGCTTGCCGTCATATGATGGGAAAAGAAGGAGGGGAACCCCTTTGGAGGCGAGAAGTATGGGGGACGACCAGAGGTTTTCACCTCTCGTCTCGTAAGGCCAAACTCTTCCTCCGCCTTTATAGCTCCAGATCAGTTTTCCGCTTCCCCCATCGAGGGCGTAAATTTTGTCGTCGAGTGAGCTGATGAAGACCACCACCCTACCCTTGATCCTCCCTAAAACCGGTGAAGCGGTGATGTATTTGCCGGTTTTATACCGCCACAACCTCCGTCCCGTTTTACCGTCCACGGCGTGAACCGCCCGATCGTAAGAGCCGAAAAACACCATCGTTCTGCCTTTCACAACCCCCACAGCTGGGGTTGAATCTATGGCGTGCCCCGCTCTGTAGCTCCAGATCAACCCGCCGTTCTCAGCGTCCAAAGCGCAGAGCGTCCCGAACCTCGTCCCCACTAACACCACCCTTCTCCCCCCTATTTCAGCTACGGTCGGGGAGGATCGGATCTCCGATCCGGTCGTGAACCTCCATATCTCCTCCCCCGTCTCACCTCTCAGGCAGTAAAGGTTGCCGTCAGCCGAGCTGATGAAGATGAAAGGTGAACCTCCCATCGAAACGTAAGCGGGGGATGAAAGGTAGGTCGATGAGAGAACCCTGCTCCACAACTTCTCACCGTTCGATGCGTCCAGAACGAAAAGCTCGCCTCTCTGAAACCCCTTAACCGGTCTGCGATCCGAGTTCCATATACCGAAGATGAGGACGGTTCTCCCTCCGATCTCACCCGTGACGGGGGATGAAACCACCGCTTCACATATCGTGTAGCTCCAAGGCTGCGTCTCGTAGCACCACTTCCTTACCCCGTCCCTAGCCCCTACGGCGTAAACGGTTCTGTCAGACGAGACGACGAATAGGGTGGGTTCCCCTTTGACCCATGCGAAGGCGGGGGCGAAGTTCAACGAACCGCCGGTGGTGAACTCCCAAACCTCCTTGCCGCTTAAAGCGTCGATGCAATACAGGTTGCGATCGTAAGCGCCGACGAAGATGAGAACCCTCCCGTCCACCTCAGCCGCTACAGGTGAAGTGGACCAGACGTTCGTCCCCCTCGTGTATCTCCACACATGTTTCCCCAGATCGAAACTCCACAGAAGCCGAAGATCGCCTGAGGAGAACTCCACATCGGCGAACCCGATATGACAGGGGTTCCCGCCGAACGTGTGCCAACCGGTCGGATCGACCGTTAAAATGAGCAATAGGAGAGCCAAGAGGCTCATCTCATCTCGATCCTACCGACACACCCCTTGAGACATCTGCCGCAATATATGCAGCTTGAGAGGTTAAGTTTGCCCTCCTCGATCGCCCCCACAGGGCAGACCTCATCGCATCTACCACACCTTTCACACTTCCCTCCGCTTCTGAATTTGAGAGCAGAGAACCTTGAGGTAAGTGACAGAAGTGTACCCAGAGGACAGATATATCGACACCAAGCCATCGGGATAAGTAACGAGACGGTCAGCACGACGAATAAAGCGAGCAGTGAAGAGTAATCGAGCTCACCTCCGTAAAGCACACACCACGGGTTTGTGACGAAAACCCTCACGAACACCAGGAAGATCCAAACGCCCAGAAGCGGATACCTCACCTTCACCAAACGTTCAGCCCATCTCTTGCTCACCAGGACGAAAGGCAGGAGACACAAAAGGAATATACTGAAACAGGCGGCGACGTTCTCGGTGAAAAAATCGGTGGAGGGTTTGAAAAATACCAACATCCGAAACGCAGCAAAGGAGATGAGAGCCAAAAGGATCAGATCGAAAATCCTCGCCGCCCTCCCATAACCGAGAACCCTCCTCTTGAGGAGGGCGATCCTCCCCACACCTTCCTGAAGCAGACCCAGAGGGCAGACCCATCCACAGAAAGCACGACCGATGCTCAGCGAGAAACCGATCACCGGGATGAAGATACACAGTTGACCGAACGCCCTCAGATCGTCACGACCTATCTCGCTTATGCCCGACATAGCATCCCGGATCATACAGAGACACCGATGGAGGAAGATGATGAAAAAGAAAGCCGAGGCGATCCTTAACCCCCATCTCCCTCTCTCCTCCCTCCCGAACTTGAGGAGGAACAGAGCTGAAAGTGAGAGGAATAGGAAGATGAGGAGAAACGGCGTGGCGTCTATCCAACTGCCCGCCACAGGGATAAGAGGTCTGACGACGATCTTACGGCCGATCAGGTTGAATATCCTCTCCCACATTCTCTCTAACCCTCATCCTCCTCCAGAACGCATACCGATTCCGATCTGAAACCCAGCCGCACCCTGCTTCCGATCGAGATGGGAAGTCGGAGGAACTCCCCACGATACAGGTGTGATATAAACCTCACCCCTTGGACGTCGAGGATGACCCTCACGAACATCCCCCTATCGGATATCTCCCGCACGATCCCCTCGAACTCGTTCTCCAGGTTCAACGGCGAGGCCGATACCTTCACCTCCTCCGGTCTTACACAGATGCTCACCGGATCGATCCTTCCGTCCAGATGTGCCTTGATCTTGATACTATCACCCACCCTCACCAGGTGGAACCCACCCTCCTCACCCTCATATCTCCCTCTGAACAGGTTCTCGGCGCCGAGGAACTTAGCGATGAACGTGGTGGAGGGACGTTCGAATATTCTATCGGGCTCATCCACCTGAATCAGTCTTCCGTTGTTCATCACCCCTATCCTATCGGCGAGCGCCCTCGCCTCGGAGTAATCGTGGGTCACGTGTATGACGGTGATGTTGAAGCTTCTGTTTATCTCCTTTAACATCCTGAAGACCTGCTCTCTGGAGCTGTAATCGAGAGAGTGTAAAGGCTCGTCCAGCAACATCACCTCCGGCTCAGGTGCCAAAGCCCTGGCGAGGGCGACCTTCTGTTTCTCACCCCCGCTCAGCGAGCCGATCTCCTCCCTCTCAAGCAGATCCTCTATCCCCAGAGCCGAGACCACTTCCATCATCCTCCTCTCCCTCTCCTTCTTCGGGTATCCTCTCGCCTTCAGACCGTAAAGGATGTTCTCGCTCACGGGGAGATGTGGGAAGAGCCCGTATTCCTGATAAACGAACCCGACGTTCCTCCTCTCAGGCGGGATGCGTGTCACCTCTCTACCGTTTATCCATATCTCACCCTCTTCTGGGAACCAGAACCCGGCTATCGTCTCCAACAGCAGCGTCTTACCCGCCCCGCACGGTCCCAGAAGAACGAAATACTCACCCCGTTCCACCTTTAAGGTTATCCCTTTGAGGGAGAAGCTCCCCCATCTCCTCCGAACACCTCTCAGCTCGATCATCACTCTAAACCTGTCCGAAAAATCTAAAGGTTCTCAAAAACGGGAAAATCTGAAAACAGGGATCATCCCGACGTGTTGTTCCCTTATCCACCTCAAAAGTATAAAGATCCAGAGGCAGATTATGAGGAAGAGGATCGCCACAGGTTGAGCCTCCGATAGACCGTATTGGGTGAACACGTCGTAGGTGAAGGTTGAGATGGTGAAAGGGTGATAAGCCAGAACCATTAAGCTCCCCATCTCCGATAAAGCCCTCGACCAGGTCATGACACACCCCTCAAATATAGCGGGAGCTGCCAGGGGAAGTGAAACCTTGAAGAACGTCTTTAAAGGAGATGCTCCCAGACTGCGGCTGATCTTCTCTAACTTCGGATCGACCGAATGGAACCCGTTCATGGCGCTGAAAACCAGATAGGGCGAGCTGACGTAAACCTGAGCGGCTACTATGCCGAAATAACTGCCGGCGATGCTCACGCCGAACGTCCTCCTTATGAACTCCCCAACGGGCGCCTTGGGTCCCAACATCACCAACAAAGCTATGCCGACGATGGTGTGGGGGGTGAGAATCGGTATGGAGAGCAACGATTCAACCGCTCTTCTCCCCCTGAACCCCATCCTCACCATCGAGTATGCAAGCGGAACCCCGAAAAGAAGGGAGATCAAAGTGGTGACGGTGGCTGTCGCCAGGCTCGTATACAGAGCTCCCCGAAACTTCTCCTGATTCAACGTGGCGGCTAAGGTCTGAGGGGAACTTTGAAACAACAGATAAAGCAGCGGAAAAAGGATGAAGGAGAGTAAGATAAAACCGATGAGAAAGGCGACGAGGTGAAACCGAACCCGTTCTCTCCCCACACCCAACAGAACGGAATAAAGCAAGCTGAGAACGATCAAGCTTTGAATCCAATATGGCGTCAGGAAGAGAACCGACAGGACGAAGATAGCCAGGTATCCTATGAGCCTTGGTAAACGGAATGAAGCGGCATACAGGATCACCAGCAGCGGGAAGAGCAACGGTCTGTCGGCGTAAACCACCAATAGCACAAACATCGACAGATACCCCGCCAGGTAGATCGACCACTTGAACCTTTTTAATCTGCTCGACCAGATGAACCCGTGAGCCAGGAAGAACAGGTTGGCGCACAGATGAACCAGGTTCATCCCCCAGTCCATCAGGTGTGGGTAGACCAACAGGTGGATCGCCAGGAGAAATGTGAAAGCCGCAGATACGGTGTATCCGAGTTTACCTCTTCCCCACATATCGCTTAAGCTCTTTAGGTAGTTTCGAGCCGCCTTTCGCCAGCGGCGGCGATATCGGCTGATACCCCTCCTCCTTTAATACCCTTCTGCCTTCCTCGCCCAGAAACAGCTGGAGGAACATAATGGCGTGTCTCAGGTGGGGGGCGCCCCTGGGGATCGTGACCGCATATGTTATCTCACAAGGCAGCTCGACATATCTCAGCCGATGCCTCTTAGCCGTCGAGAGGCGAGTGAAGATATAGTCGAGCTTCCTCTCCTCCAGAAGTTTCAGGAGCTCATCGGTGCTCCGATATACTCCTCCCGGAGGGGAGTTGGTCTTCCACACCAGAGCCGCCCCCCTACCTGAGGGGTCGTCCGGGTCAAGTCGCCCCACCCTCACATCATCTCTCGACAAAACCTCACGCCAGTTTCCAGAGTTGATCTCATCCGCATATCTGCTTTTGTCGGTGAACGCAATCGTTATCCTATCGACGGCGAACTTCACATACCACTCCGCGTAGCTCGGCATCAGGAGTTTCCTTCGCATCAGCATCTTCTCGATCAGCTTTGGATCGGATAGAGCTACCAGATCGACCTCCCTTTTGAGATCGATCACCTTACACACCACCCCCAACGGTTTAGAGGGCTCGGCGTCAATCTTTATCCTCGGATAAACCTTCTCGAACCTCCTCATCAGTTTCTCCATCGCTCCTTTAAGCGCCTCGTCGTAGAAGATCACCAGCCTCTCCTCATCCCAGCTGCAGGCGAGGATGAACGGTATCAAGAGTAGGGCAACCCACCCCTTCGATCTCATCTTACTCACCCCTGACGTATTTTCTCAGCCGAGGCGGCATCTTGGAGATCCCGACGGCGACGGCGGGGTGTATGGGTGGTTGACCGTTTTTATCCATTATACTTCTCCCCTCGTCGCTCAGCATCAGCTCGACAAACTGGACGGCGAGATCGAAATGAGGGGCGCCTTTGGGGATCGTCACCCCGTAAACTATAGGTGTCCCTTCGACCGTGATGAACTCGCCCGGTCGTTTCCCGGTTATCTTCACCTTCGCCTGGGCGTAGAACTCCTCCATATCCGGATCGCTCAGGTCTATCTCCCTGGGCAGCTCCACGTATTTCAACCTGTGCTGTTTGGCCACCGAGAGGTATTCGAAGGCGTAGTCCAGATCGAGGGATTCCAACTGTGGAAGGAGCTCTACCGATCCCTGCCTTATGTTGCTCGGAGGACAGTTTTCCATCAAACTTTTATAGATGCTCTTTCTCCCAAGCTTATCCTTGTAGTAGATATCAGCCAGTTGCCACACCATCAACGTTCTGTAGCCGCACGGGTCCATGTTCGGATCGGATCTGCCGAACCTCACGTCTTTTCTCGATAGTATCTCATACCAGTTTTCGGAGTTTATCCTGTCGCCGTATCTGCTCCTTTCGGTGTAAGCTATCACCATCCGGTTCCCGGCGAACTTCACATACCAGTCGGCGTGATCGGGCATCAGTATATGTTTGATCACCCTGTAGTCGGCGACCGCCACCACGTCAGCCTCCCTTCCGAGCTCGGAAACTTTCCTCGCCGCCACCAGGCTCCCCGAAGCTTCCCTCTGGATCTCCACGTTCGGATGGCGTTTCTTGAAGGCGGCTGACAGATCCTCCATCGGTTTCGAGAGGCTTCCGGCGTGGAAGATGATCAACTTCTCTTCCTCACCACATCCAACTATCAGCAAAATGCAGATCAGAAACGAAACTAAGCTCAACCTCGCCATCTCACTCCCCCACTATGTGTAGGAACCGGAACCTGGGATCGGTCACCCAAGTTTTGAACCTCGGATCATCATACCAACCTAGATAGTTGTCCTCGACGGCATCTGTGAACTGGTGTTCGATGATCCTATCGCCTATCAAGGTTATCGAGCCGCCCACAGCTCCTTCCCGGTTGAACCTGACCTTAACCCACTTTCCATCCGTCAGGAAACCCACGCCGGCGAACAGATCGTCCACCGAAGGCTCCACCTCGATCTTTCCATCTCCCACATACATCAGCACCAGATACTCCAGCCTCCTCACCGAGGAAGTGTGATGTATCTCCAGAACCTTTTGATGTTTCGTCCTCCCGTCGAACAGGAACCAGCTGTAGGAGATGCTGAAGGGAGGTGTCTTGGTGTATTTACCGTTCGGTTTCGACGGGTCATAGCTCTTCAGCTGGGGGTTTTCGGGCAGTATCACCCATCCGAGCATCCTCTCCGAGCCGCTCTTGACGGTGAACCGGTTTCCCTCCGTCTCCAACTCCTCTCCGACGGCAGCCACCCAGTATCCCCTCTCTCCTTTTGGTCCCAGAACCACCCGATCGTATACGATCACGACGTCCGGTTTGACGAACACCACCTGTCTGTAGACCTCCTCCGCCAGACCGAGATCCCAGGAGTTAGTGGCGTCTCCGGCGACATAATCGAACTCCGGTCTCGTCTCATATGCGATTATCTGCCCCTCCTTGATGAAGAGCGATTCGGTATGACCGTGCAGGTCGATCCCTCCGCCCCATCCACCTTCTGCGGGGGCATATCCGACGAGCCTCCTCTCCCTCGTGATATATCTGAACGTGGGATCGGAGAACCTGTTTATGACCACATATTCCTCGGCTCTCGGATGTCTCAGGTTTTCACCCCATCTCCTCAACCAGTCGGACGGCTCGATCACCACCACGTTTCCCCAGCTTTTCCCCGGGTTAGGGTTGCCGTCGTCCCCATAGGATGAAGCTGTTCCCAGCAGGAACTCGCCCCCTTTGATGATCATCAGGTGTGTCGGTTGATGTCGGTAGACGTGATCCCTCAATCCGCACCTGAAGATCACCTCGGTGGCGGTGGGGCTCCAGTCGGATCGCATCACCAGATCTCCCTCACCGTCGAAAAGCAGGGTGGGCGGCATCTCATCCAGAGCCACCTCAGGCGTTTCCGGCTCATACCACCCCAGAGCCAGCGCAATGGGAACTACGAACGCCATCGGCACGGTCGTCGAAGCCGCCTCCTTGAACTTCAACAGCCCCTCCACCTCCTCAGAGGAGAGCTCCGGTCTCTCCAGCTCCATTATCAGCTTCTCCCACCTGTATTTCCATTTCTCAAACGGATGTCCGCTAAGCGTTCCCTCCAACCACCTCATCGGCTCGCCTAGAGGACCGACCGGACCGAACATCCTCCTCTTATCGTTTATCGGTCGGATCAGCTCCGAGTGGGTGAGGAAGGCGTAGACCATCTTTTTCCTGTGCAGCTTACGTTCGCCGAACACGTTGCTCAGGTAAAGGAAAGAGTATCCGTAGCCGGCATGTGGGCAGTGACACCCTGTCCTCTCGTTGAGCCATCTTCGTCCGCCCCGCTTGCCCTGATGTGTTGTGAAATACCTCTCTACGTTCGAGAGCCACATCCCTATGTGCCAGAGCAAAGCCCTTTCCCTAACCGTAAGGGGTTCCTCGATGGATGCCAACGTCCATGGGAAAACGTTCATGTCGCCTAAGTGTCCGTTGAAGAACCGGCGCAGTTTCGCCACCTCCTCATCCGCCTCGCCGGGGATAGCCGCCGCCATGTCGAAGAGAGCGGCCACCGCCCCGGGGAAGAAAGGTCCGTGATGGTGAAAGGTGCAGTATCCATCCGTTCGGGCGTCCTTGAGGACCCCCTTTATCCTCGACTTGAAATACTCCCTCAGCTGTGGATCATCGGCGAACATCGCACCGAACTGAACCGCCAACATCCGCCATCCCAACTCATACCTCCTCCATCCGCCCTGAGACGGCAGTTTGCGCTGCCCCTCGGGGAGCTTCGGGACGAAGGTCGATCTGGCTATCCCCGCCGGGAGGAAACCATCCCTCTCACACTCTCTCCTCAGCCATTCGAAATACCGTTTGAACAGCCTCGGATACTTCTCGATCCTAGCTTTGATCCCAGGTATATCTTCTTTCCTGAACAACATCCTGGGATGCTCCAGCTTGGGGAGCCTGATGAACTTGTGCTCCTCGACCATCCTCCCATGGGGCGAGTTTAAGGTGACCAGTAACGTGAAGATACCCCAGCTCTTCAGGTCGAACTTTATCCTGTGCGCCCGGCTCTCCCCGGGCATCAGGGTCAGATCCATGCTCCCCGTAGCCTCCACCTCGTCCATGTAGTTTCTCACCTCGTAGTTCAGGTTTATCCCCTGAGAACTGTCCGTCAGATTCTCCAGCTCCAGCCTGAACCTGACCGGTTCCTCGTCGTAGAAGAGAGACCTGTATCTTTCGGGGATAGACTCGCTCCCCGGCGGATCGCCCACGACCTTCATCCTCACCGCTCCCTCAGCAGCCATCTCCACCTTGAGGGCGTCTATCTGGACGAACGAGCTGTATGCTTTGACCCTGATGTGGTGTTTTCCGGGCGTGAGGTGGAAGACGGGTGCGTTCCATCTCCAGAACTCATCCGTCTCGGCGATCAGGAACTGCATCTGATCGGGGGTCATCCAGATCTCCCTCCGCCACGGATACTCGGCTCCGCCGTCCAGAGAGAGGGTGATCGGTCCGGGACGGTCATACTTGCTCAGGGGAGGAAACGGTACGAGCTGAGGATCGGTCACCGAGCTGACGTCGATCCATCTCTCCTCCACCGTTTTCCCCTCACGGTCTATAAGGGCTACCTGGACAGTGAGGGAGTTATCAACCCTGAACCTCTTGTTCATCCCTCTTCCCGCTTCAAGCGATACCGATGTGCGCCTGGAGAAACGGGGCTGAACCTCAGCCGGTCCGATCTCCTTGAGTGTATCAGGTGCAAGCGCCACAGGTGAGAGGAACACAGCCAGCCTGGTCCGCAGCTCTAAGGCGATCCTGTCCGAGGGGATGAGCGGCCACCAACTGTTATTGGGAGGGGCCACCAGCTTGAGGAGGAGGGGGTTTGAGGGCAGATCGATCTCCCTCACGATCTCCAGCTTCTGGGGATCGACCTCCACCACCTTCTTCCCCTTCCAGCAGGCGATCAGAAGGGAGGAGCTGCACCCTTTGAGCCATCCGGGAGGGATGAACACCTCCAAAGCTACGGGGGTTTCGGGCAGTTTGACCTCCCCTATAATGCTCAGCTTTACCGGATCTATCGCCACCACCCTGTTACCTGAGGCGTCCGAGACGAAAAGCCTCCCCCTGGTCGGATCGGAGGCGATATCGGAGGGATACCCCCCTAGCTCTATCTTTCCGATAATCTCCCCGCTCCCCATATCGACCGCGCCGACCCTGCCGGTGGAGGGTGAGGTGAAGAACAACCTACCCGCCAAGGTGACCATCGCATCGGGACCGGGCGTGTCCTTGAGGGGGAAGGGGAACCGATCGGCGACCTTTGGCGCTTCAGTTATCGATTTGGTATCGATCTTCTTCGAAACCCTCCCTTTTTCTGTCACAGCTTCCAACTGAAGGGTGTGGGGTGAGGGCGAGGTGAACCGAGCCCAACACGGTCTGTCACGCCTGCCCACCTCCACAGATCTTCTCCTTCCAAACCCGTA
This Candidatus Poribacteria bacterium DNA region includes the following protein-coding sequences:
- a CDS encoding substrate-binding domain-containing protein; translated protein: MRSKGWVALLLIPFILACSWDEERLVIFYDEALKGAMEKLMRRFEKVYPRIKIDAEPSKPLGVVCKVIDLKREVDLVALSDPKLIEKMLMRRKLLMPSYAEWYVKFAVDRITIAFTDKSRYADEINSGNWREVLSRDDVRVGRLDPDDPSGRGAALVWKTNSPPGGVYRSTDELLKLLEERKLDYIFTRLSTAKRHRLRYVELPCEITYAVTIPRGAPHLRHAIMFLQLFLGEEGRRVLKEEGYQPISPPLAKGGSKLPKELKRYVGKR
- a CDS encoding DegT/DnrJ/EryC1/StrS family aminotransferase, producing MAKLALKGGKPVREKGWPSWPICDECELKALKEALEERMWGGGVGRSNPKEEEIEEKFASFHDCRYGVAVSTGTAALHVALLAAGVGEGDEVIVPAITWLATGSAALMTGAELVFCDVHPESYCLDAEKLESLITSKTKAVITVHNFGTSSDMDKLLEVTRKHNILLIEDCARAHGFRWKDRSVGSLGDMGCFSFQRGKFMTCGEGGMITTNDRKLFERCRSIKDCGRTREGDAYSEGVTNYYNYRLTEFQSAILLCQLERLKEQRERRKNNSEYLSGKLEGIEGIKPVKPDPRLTEHQPWPYLFRYDPEAFKGVPIGRFREALNAEGIPCGGIDPPLYRALRPSKEDWERFPEICPVAERAPDELVSLPQNLFLSSKEDMDDIAEAIAKIRENADELL
- a CDS encoding PQQ-binding-like beta-propeller repeat protein; its protein translation is MSLLALLLLILTVDPTGWHTFGGNPCHIGFADVEFSSGDLRLLWSFDLGKHVWRYTRGTNVWSTSPVAAEVDGRVLIFVGAYDRNLYCIDALSGKEVWEFTTGGSLNFAPAFAWVKGEPTLFVVSSDRTVYAVGARDGVRKWCYETQPWSYTICEAVVSSPVTGEIGGRTVLIFGIWNSDRRPVKGFQRGELFVLDASNGEKLWSRVLSSTYLSSPAYVSMGGSPFIFISSADGNLYCLRGETGEEIWRFTTGSEIRSSPTVAEIGGRRVVLVGTRFGTLCALDAENGGLIWSYRAGHAIDSTPAVGVVKGRTMVFFGSYDRAVHAVDGKTGRRLWRYKTGKYITASPVLGRIKGRVVVFISSLDDKIYALDGGSGKLIWSYKGGGRVWPYETRGENLWSSPILLASKGVPLLLFPSYDGKLYAFTDLMSQP
- a CDS encoding ABC transporter ATP-binding protein, coding for MIELRGVRRRWGSFSLKGITLKVERGEYFVLLGPCGAGKTLLLETIAGFWFPEEGEIWINGREVTRIPPERRNVGFVYQEYGLFPHLPVSENILYGLKARGYPKKERERRMMEVVSALGIEDLLEREEIGSLSGGEKQKVALARALAPEPEVMLLDEPLHSLDYSSREQVFRMLKEINRSFNITVIHVTHDYSEARALADRIGVMNNGRLIQVDEPDRIFERPSTTFIAKFLGAENLFRGRYEGEEGGFHLVRVGDSIKIKAHLDGRIDPVSICVRPEEVKVSASPLNLENEFEGIVREISDRGMFVRVILDVQGVRFISHLYRGEFLRLPISIGSRVRLGFRSESVCVLEEDEG
- a CDS encoding ABC transporter permease, with product MWGRGKLGYTVSAAFTFLLAIHLLVYPHLMDWGMNLVHLCANLFFLAHGFIWSSRLKRFKWSIYLAGYLSMFVLLVVYADRPLLFPLLVILYAASFRLPRLIGYLAIFVLSVLFLTPYWIQSLIVLSLLYSVLLGVGRERVRFHLVAFLIGFILLSFILFPLLYLLFQSSPQTLAATLNQEKFRGALYTSLATATVTTLISLLFGVPLAYSMVRMGFRGRRAVESLLSIPILTPHTIVGIALLVMLGPKAPVGEFIRRTFGVSIAGSYFGIVAAQVYVSSPYLVFSAMNGFHSVDPKLEKISRSLGASPLKTFFKVSLPLAAPAIFEGCVMTWSRALSEMGSLMVLAYHPFTISTFTYDVFTQYGLSEAQPVAILFLIICLWIFILLRWIREQHVGMIPVFRFSRF
- a CDS encoding 4Fe-4S binding protein, with the protein product MWERIFNLIGRKIVVRPLIPVAGSWIDATPFLLIFLFLSLSALFLLKFGREERGRWGLRIASAFFFIIFLHRCLCMIRDAMSGISEIGRDDLRAFGQLCIFIPVIGFSLSIGRAFCGWVCPLGLLQEGVGRIALLKRRVLGYGRAARIFDLILLALISFAAFRMLVFFKPSTDFFTENVAACFSIFLLCLLPFVLVSKRWAERLVKVRYPLLGVWIFLVFVRVFVTNPWCVLYGGELDYSSLLALFVVLTVSLLIPMAWCRYICPLGTLLSLTSRFSALKFRSGGKCERCGRCDEVCPVGAIEEGKLNLSSCIYCGRCLKGCVGRIEMR